The Conexivisphaera calida genome includes a region encoding these proteins:
- a CDS encoding MBL fold metallo-hydrolase: MPGARARPLPGGGIMLEVGGRRIALDPRTEVRADVVFVSHAHSDHLPRAAWEAEVLATEETVRLAEARGVRLRRTRDGGKGLSLVPTGHVLGAAGLLVDGAVYYTGDISGRPREFMPGPERVGCGTLILESTYGRPEYRFPPNGELLDGLARFLAEQYNEGRPALLMGYPLGKSQVLQHAVRGWRPLVSFESVEVYSRIYRSFGVDLPEPDLLVRRPEELLDLRGPAVVVAPSNYRERLLRVADRLGAGAAWFSGWALKFRLPGAIGFAMSDHADHAELLEFARSTGAEEAVTHHGFSEDLARSLRGLGIRARPLSEEMGLEDFGVRGEVRTFAGAGRRRGRRRGALRAASRSGQVG; this comes from the coding sequence TTGCCCGGTGCCAGGGCCCGGCCTCTGCCGGGCGGGGGAATAATGCTGGAGGTCGGGGGGAGGAGGATCGCGCTGGACCCCAGGACGGAGGTCCGCGCCGACGTCGTGTTCGTGTCGCACGCGCACTCGGATCACCTGCCGCGCGCGGCCTGGGAGGCGGAGGTCCTGGCGACCGAGGAGACCGTGCGCCTTGCGGAGGCGAGGGGCGTCAGGCTGAGGCGCACGAGGGACGGAGGGAAAGGGCTTTCGCTCGTGCCCACGGGGCACGTGTTGGGGGCCGCGGGGCTCCTCGTCGACGGCGCCGTGTACTACACGGGAGACATCTCCGGGAGGCCCAGGGAGTTCATGCCGGGGCCCGAGCGCGTCGGGTGCGGGACCCTCATACTGGAGAGCACGTACGGGAGGCCGGAGTACAGGTTCCCGCCGAACGGCGAGCTGCTGGACGGGCTGGCCAGGTTCCTGGCGGAACAATATAACGAGGGAAGGCCCGCGCTGCTCATGGGATATCCACTGGGCAAGTCCCAGGTGCTGCAGCACGCCGTGAGGGGGTGGAGGCCGCTGGTATCATTCGAGTCCGTGGAGGTGTACAGCCGCATATACAGGTCGTTCGGCGTGGACCTGCCGGAGCCGGACCTCCTTGTCAGGAGGCCGGAGGAGCTGCTCGATCTGAGGGGACCGGCGGTGGTCGTGGCGCCGAGCAACTACAGGGAGAGGCTGCTGAGGGTGGCCGACAGGCTAGGCGCCGGCGCCGCGTGGTTCAGCGGATGGGCCCTCAAGTTCCGCCTGCCCGGGGCCATCGGGTTCGCTATGAGCGATCACGCGGACCACGCGGAGCTGCTGGAGTTCGCCAGATCCACCGGGGCGGAGGAGGCCGTGACCCATCATGGATTCTCGGAGGACCTCGCCAGGTCGCTCAGGGGCTTGGGGATCCGCGCGCGCCCCCTGTCCGAGGAGATGGGCCTAGAGGACTTCGGGGTCCGAGGGGAGGTGAGGACGTTTGCTGGCGCAGGCCGTCGACGTGGGCGACGACGAGGCGCTCTCCGCGCTGCATCCCGCAGTGGCCAAGTGGGTTAG
- a CDS encoding (Fe-S)-binding protein: MLDRQSVVDFIVGNMRRTGDPLAATGDELSSWAAGIGIPSPPSDVLLYTGHLYQLVPRMRASLTALQALDSSPGSGLLVRMGRLASRALSLVPDGGLASRVSGALSNAYSLLRASGYTASYAGPSEPYSGILLHDLGLVDEFREHAGRVLEFLEESHAGTVITLDPHTTYALRALYPRYAGKPPEVRHILELVDPSILRARTGSATADVKVHDSCILSRELNLHGRLRDLLSAAGYRVHEPERSGLRTFCCGGPLSSLFPKVASEISRRRMEQLSGLPGPVVSACPVCLANMGALGEVLDWLELVEVRS, translated from the coding sequence GTGCTCGACAGGCAGTCCGTGGTCGACTTCATAGTGGGGAACATGAGGAGGACCGGCGATCCGCTGGCCGCCACCGGAGACGAGCTGTCGTCGTGGGCCGCGGGGATCGGCATTCCCAGTCCCCCCTCCGACGTCCTCCTGTACACCGGCCATCTCTACCAGCTTGTGCCGCGCATGAGGGCATCGCTCACCGCGCTGCAGGCGCTGGACTCCTCGCCGGGGTCCGGGCTCCTGGTCCGCATGGGTCGCCTGGCATCCCGCGCCCTCTCGCTGGTGCCGGACGGCGGCCTCGCATCCCGCGTCTCAGGAGCCCTCTCGAACGCCTACTCGCTCCTCAGGGCCTCTGGGTACACCGCGTCCTACGCGGGTCCATCTGAGCCGTACTCCGGGATCCTCCTGCACGACCTGGGCCTGGTGGACGAGTTCCGCGAGCACGCCGGGCGCGTCCTCGAGTTCCTCGAGGAATCGCACGCCGGCACGGTCATAACGCTGGATCCGCACACTACGTATGCCCTCAGGGCGCTCTATCCCCGCTATGCCGGGAAGCCGCCCGAGGTCAGGCACATACTGGAGCTCGTGGACCCGTCAATCTTGAGGGCCAGGACGGGGTCCGCGACGGCGGACGTGAAGGTGCACGACTCGTGCATACTGTCGAGGGAACTGAACCTGCACGGCAGGCTGAGGGATCTGCTCTCGGCCGCCGGATATCGCGTCCACGAGCCAGAGAGGTCGGGCCTCAGGACGTTCTGCTGCGGCGGCCCCCTCAGCTCCCTATTCCCCAAGGTCGCGTCCGAGATATCGAGGAGGAGGATGGAGCAGCTCTCCGGGCTACCCGGCCCCGTCGTCTCGGCGTGCCCCGTCTGCCTGGCCAACATGGGCGCCCTCGGCGAGGTGCTGGACTGGCTCGAGCTCGTGGAGGTGAGGTCCTGA
- a CDS encoding ATP-dependent helicase, giving the protein MLAQAVDVGDDEALSALHPAVAKWVRDRYGGLTLPQRMAAVPISLGSHTLVAAPTGSGKTLAAFLPIISGLLRMHEDGKLGDSVYALYVSPLRALNNDVNKNLVAPLEEIGTIYGEMPIRVAVRTGDTPQSQRAKMLRHPPHILITTPETLSIALVAPKFGQLLSTVRWVVVDEIHELSGSKRGTHLSLSLERLEERARGFVRIGLSATVHPLDEVARFLTGYGDDGSERGCTVVDARFVKRTELRVRSPVDDPVHAPAEEVSSRMYSMLKSIIRRHRTTLIFTNTRSGAERVLYHLSKLGAADAEELATHHGSLSRDVRKDVEDRLKVGGLRAVVTSTSLELGIDIGSIDVVVQIGSPKSVSRLLQRVGRSGHSLERASRGILIAMDRDDIVEDAVMAAEALRGHLDRVHIPRRALDVLAQHLVGMSIERRWKVEDAYRVVRRSYPYRNLSIEELRDVLRYLGGGYEGLEGRKVYSKIWYDDEEGVFGRKRSIRPIYYGNVGTIPDEASITVRTKDGKWVGNLEEEFAERLSPGDVFVLGGRTFRFLKLRGATATVERAEGERPTVPSWFSELLPLSFDTAEAVGDFREEAFRRVAEGRGMISWLMEEYPVDRAAARAIASYFEAMDGFLRLLGVAERPSRRTVLVERYVSKEGKLYMIFHAMFGRRVNDALSRAYAYVASRRLGSNVLVIPGDSGFAVVLPRRAAGGAEWLPGALGPEDLRDTLIEAVKHTEMATMRFRHCATRSLMILRSYRGRETSISRRQANSQVLRRLAERIEGFPVLRETYREILEDVMDVENAESVLRDLRSGERKLVLMPEYDVPSPFSHGLIVSGYEDVVLMEDRKKLLEALHDSVMRKLEEAGLSSAHRESRAR; this is encoded by the coding sequence TTGCTGGCGCAGGCCGTCGACGTGGGCGACGACGAGGCGCTCTCCGCGCTGCATCCCGCAGTGGCCAAGTGGGTTAGGGATCGCTACGGTGGCCTGACGCTCCCCCAGAGGATGGCGGCCGTGCCGATATCGCTCGGCTCGCACACCCTGGTGGCGGCGCCCACCGGCTCCGGGAAGACGCTGGCGGCGTTCCTCCCGATAATAAGTGGACTCCTGCGCATGCATGAGGATGGAAAACTGGGGGACAGCGTGTACGCGCTCTACGTTAGCCCGCTTAGGGCGCTGAATAACGACGTGAACAAGAACCTCGTGGCGCCGCTCGAGGAGATAGGGACCATCTACGGGGAGATGCCGATAAGGGTCGCCGTGAGGACCGGGGACACGCCGCAGAGCCAGAGGGCCAAGATGCTGAGGCATCCCCCGCACATACTGATAACGACCCCGGAGACGCTCTCTATAGCCCTGGTGGCGCCCAAGTTCGGACAGCTGCTATCCACCGTTAGGTGGGTCGTCGTGGACGAGATACACGAGCTGAGCGGGAGCAAGAGGGGAACTCACCTGAGCCTGTCGCTGGAGAGGCTGGAGGAGCGCGCAAGGGGGTTCGTGAGGATAGGTCTCTCCGCGACCGTTCATCCGCTGGACGAGGTGGCCAGGTTCCTCACGGGGTACGGGGACGACGGCTCCGAGAGGGGCTGCACGGTGGTTGATGCGAGGTTCGTGAAGCGCACGGAGCTCAGGGTCAGGAGCCCCGTGGACGATCCCGTGCACGCGCCGGCGGAGGAGGTCAGCTCAAGGATGTACTCCATGTTGAAGTCGATAATAAGGAGGCACAGGACCACGCTCATATTCACTAACACAAGGTCGGGGGCGGAGCGCGTGCTCTACCACCTCTCCAAGCTGGGCGCCGCGGACGCGGAGGAACTGGCCACCCACCACGGGAGCCTTTCCAGGGACGTGAGGAAGGACGTGGAGGACAGGCTGAAGGTGGGCGGGCTCAGGGCGGTCGTGACCAGCACGAGCCTGGAGCTCGGGATAGATATAGGTAGCATAGACGTCGTGGTCCAGATCGGGAGCCCGAAGTCCGTCTCGAGGCTTCTCCAGAGGGTCGGGAGGAGCGGGCACTCGCTGGAGCGCGCCTCTAGGGGGATACTCATCGCGATGGACAGGGACGACATCGTGGAGGACGCGGTGATGGCGGCGGAGGCCCTGAGGGGACACCTGGACAGGGTGCACATACCGAGGAGGGCGCTCGACGTGCTGGCGCAGCACCTGGTCGGCATGTCCATAGAGAGGAGGTGGAAGGTCGAGGACGCTTACAGGGTCGTCAGGAGGAGCTATCCGTACAGGAACCTGTCCATCGAGGAGCTCAGGGATGTCCTGAGATATCTCGGCGGCGGATACGAGGGACTGGAGGGGCGCAAGGTGTACAGCAAGATATGGTACGACGATGAGGAGGGGGTCTTCGGAAGGAAGAGGTCCATCAGGCCGATATACTATGGGAACGTCGGGACGATACCAGATGAGGCGTCCATAACCGTGCGCACCAAGGACGGGAAGTGGGTGGGTAACCTGGAGGAGGAGTTCGCAGAGCGCCTCTCGCCGGGCGACGTGTTCGTGCTGGGCGGCAGGACCTTCCGCTTCCTGAAGCTCAGGGGGGCCACCGCCACCGTGGAGAGGGCGGAGGGGGAGAGGCCGACCGTGCCCAGCTGGTTCAGCGAGCTCCTGCCGCTGTCGTTCGACACGGCGGAGGCGGTGGGCGACTTCAGGGAGGAGGCGTTCAGGAGGGTCGCGGAGGGCAGGGGAATGATCTCATGGTTGATGGAGGAATATCCGGTGGATCGCGCAGCCGCCAGGGCCATAGCGTCCTACTTCGAGGCGATGGATGGATTCCTGAGGCTGCTGGGGGTGGCCGAGAGGCCGTCCAGGCGCACGGTGCTGGTGGAGCGCTACGTGTCCAAGGAGGGCAAGCTCTACATGATATTCCACGCGATGTTCGGCAGGAGGGTCAACGACGCCCTGAGCAGGGCGTATGCATATGTGGCCTCCAGGAGGCTGGGCTCGAACGTGTTGGTGATCCCCGGGGACTCCGGGTTCGCGGTCGTGCTCCCGCGGCGCGCCGCGGGGGGCGCGGAGTGGCTCCCGGGCGCCCTGGGCCCCGAGGACCTCAGGGACACGCTGATAGAGGCTGTCAAGCACACGGAGATGGCAACCATGAGGTTCAGGCACTGCGCGACGAGGTCGCTCATGATACTCAGGAGCTACAGGGGCAGGGAGACCTCCATATCGAGGAGGCAGGCGAACTCCCAGGTGCTGAGGAGGCTCGCCGAGAGGATAGAGGGTTTCCCGGTGCTCAGGGAGACGTACAGGGAGATACTGGAGGACGTGATGGACGTGGAGAACGCGGAGTCCGTGCTCAGGGACCTGAGATCGGGCGAGAGGAAGCTCGTGCTGATGCCCGAGTACGATGTGCCGTCCCCGTTCAGCCACGGGCTGATAGTGTCCGGCTACGAGGACGTCGTGCTGATGGAGGACAGGAAGAAGCTGCTAGAGGCCCTCCACGACAGCGTGATGAGGAAGCTGGAGGAGGCCGGGCTCTCCAGCGCTCACAGGGAATCCAGGGCGCGGTAG
- a CDS encoding redox-regulated ATPase YchF has translation MKVSIGLVGKTNTGKTTFFNAAVLGSAEVSTYPFTTKRENVGTAYVVTPCVHKEFGVVCNPRNSICRDGWRWIPIELVDLPGLIKGAHEGRGLGSQFISVAAQSDALIHVVDASGSIDDEGMLAEPGTGDPVKDYEEVEGEIVLWYRDKIVRNVKEMTKEMRARVPPEKAIAAPLQGIKVTAEHVSQALERTGLNGGDIAYWSDEEMWKFAATLREISKPTIILANKMDRPNAVANYRRLRDTFKDMLVVPASAEAELILRRAEQKGLIRYVPGDESFEILDASGLTDQQRWALDNVRRLVLHEIMRTGVQFALNVVVFKLLKMNTVYPVYDPNRLTDRSGNVLPDVYLMPDGSTVRDLARTIHTELEKGLLYAIDARTGLRLPTNYRLRDRDVVSLVSASQEKQQ, from the coding sequence ATGAAAGTATCGATAGGGCTCGTGGGCAAGACCAACACGGGCAAGACGACGTTCTTCAACGCGGCCGTCCTGGGGTCCGCCGAGGTCTCGACGTATCCCTTCACCACCAAGCGCGAGAACGTCGGCACCGCGTACGTGGTCACGCCGTGCGTGCACAAGGAGTTCGGCGTCGTGTGCAACCCTAGGAACTCCATCTGCAGGGACGGCTGGAGGTGGATACCGATAGAGCTCGTGGACCTGCCGGGGCTGATAAAGGGCGCGCACGAGGGCAGGGGGCTCGGCAGCCAGTTCATATCGGTCGCAGCGCAGTCAGACGCGCTGATACACGTGGTCGATGCATCCGGGAGCATAGACGACGAGGGAATGCTCGCGGAGCCCGGGACCGGCGATCCGGTGAAGGACTACGAGGAGGTCGAGGGCGAGATAGTGCTCTGGTACCGCGACAAGATAGTCAGGAACGTGAAGGAGATGACGAAGGAGATGAGGGCCAGGGTTCCGCCGGAGAAGGCGATCGCCGCCCCCCTGCAGGGGATAAAGGTGACCGCGGAGCACGTCTCGCAGGCGCTCGAGAGGACGGGGCTGAACGGAGGCGACATAGCGTATTGGAGCGATGAGGAGATGTGGAAGTTCGCGGCTACGCTGAGGGAGATCTCGAAGCCCACGATAATACTGGCGAACAAGATGGACAGGCCGAATGCGGTCGCCAACTACAGGCGCCTCAGGGACACCTTCAAGGACATGCTGGTGGTGCCCGCCAGCGCGGAGGCCGAGCTAATACTCAGGAGGGCCGAGCAGAAGGGGCTGATACGCTATGTGCCGGGGGACGAGAGCTTCGAGATACTCGACGCATCAGGGCTGACGGACCAGCAGAGGTGGGCGCTCGACAACGTGAGGAGGCTCGTCCTCCACGAGATAATGAGGACCGGGGTTCAGTTCGCGCTCAACGTGGTGGTCTTCAAGCTCTTGAAGATGAACACCGTGTACCCGGTGTACGATCCAAACAGGCTCACCGACCGCTCCGGGAACGTGCTGCCGGACGTCTACCTCATGCCCGACGGCTCCACCGTCAGGGACCTTGCGCGCACTATACACACGGAGCTGGAGAAGGGGCTGCTCTACGCGATAGACGCCAGGACCGGCCTGAGGCTGCCGACCAACTACAGGCTGAGGGACAGGGACGTCGTGAGCCTGGTGTCGGCCTCCCAGGAGAAGCAGCAGTGA
- a CDS encoding type II glyceraldehyde-3-phosphate dehydrogenase: MAKATVRVLVNGYGVIGKRVADAVARQPDMKVVGISDVVGDYRIKIAAAKGYEIYASVPEKAEEMRRAGLEVAGTLQEVLSKGAVDVVVDATPEKVGAENKKLYEGQGVKAVFQGGEKHEVAGVSFVAQRNYAEALGKQFVRVVSCNTTAICRVVGGVHAKLGIRRARVSIFRRAVDVWESSHTGIMNTVVPELKVPSHHGPDAQTVVHDLDIVTMAAKGSHNLFHLHMGMLELNGRATRDEVLEVLREEPRVVMVAGGDGVKGLNSIFEIARDLGRSRGDLYEIPVWEDALTVSKDGREVYLMWATPNESDVVPENVDAIRAMTEIEERADRSIALTDDRLGMVKRLY; encoded by the coding sequence ATGGCGAAGGCCACGGTACGCGTCCTGGTGAACGGATACGGCGTCATAGGAAAGAGGGTCGCGGACGCCGTCGCCAGGCAGCCCGACATGAAGGTTGTGGGAATCTCCGACGTCGTGGGGGACTACCGCATAAAGATCGCGGCCGCCAAGGGATACGAGATCTACGCATCGGTGCCTGAGAAGGCGGAGGAGATGAGGAGGGCGGGCCTGGAGGTGGCCGGGACCCTGCAGGAGGTCCTCTCCAAGGGGGCCGTGGACGTCGTGGTGGACGCGACGCCCGAGAAGGTAGGGGCTGAGAACAAGAAGCTGTACGAGGGACAGGGCGTGAAGGCGGTCTTCCAGGGAGGGGAGAAGCACGAGGTGGCGGGGGTCTCGTTCGTCGCGCAGAGGAACTACGCGGAGGCCCTGGGCAAGCAGTTCGTCCGCGTGGTGAGCTGCAACACCACAGCCATATGCAGGGTGGTGGGCGGCGTGCACGCCAAGCTGGGGATCAGGAGGGCGAGGGTGAGCATATTCAGGAGGGCCGTGGACGTGTGGGAATCCAGCCACACGGGGATAATGAACACGGTTGTCCCGGAGCTCAAGGTGCCCTCCCACCACGGCCCGGACGCCCAGACGGTGGTGCACGATCTGGACATTGTGACCATGGCGGCCAAGGGCAGCCACAACCTGTTCCACCTCCACATGGGGATGCTCGAGCTCAACGGAAGGGCGACCAGGGATGAGGTGCTTGAGGTACTGAGGGAGGAGCCCAGGGTTGTCATGGTCGCTGGGGGAGATGGAGTGAAGGGGCTTAACTCGATATTCGAGATCGCGAGGGACCTGGGGAGGAGCAGGGGGGACCTCTACGAGATACCCGTGTGGGAGGATGCCCTCACTGTGTCCAAGGACGGACGCGAGGTGTACCTGATGTGGGCTACGCCCAACGAGTCCGACGTGGTGCCCGAGAACGTCGACGCGATAAGGGCCATGACCGAGATCGAGGAGAGGGCTGACCGCTCAATAGCGCTGACCGACGACAGGCTCGGCATGGTGAAAAGGTTATACTGA
- a CDS encoding LUD domain-containing protein, with protein sequence MCADFLELKKEAYRWTSDERARTGMERACASFQASRRLLEGNAYVDSLARDVRDVKSRALRALDELVSQARENMERNGIHVVLARTRDDALAAVGDIVGTGKLVVKSKSIVTEELGLREYLGSRGNEVWETDLGEFLLQISGKRPAHFVAVSMHLPREEVLELLRSKLKYDGPSDIPSMVGAVREFLRDRILRADVGIIGANAVAAADGSIVQVENEGNARLTGTVPPLNIAVTGIDKVVPTLVDAFKVALLESYEVGGTPPTYVNVTSGPSGTRDVEHALVRPAQGAKEMHVVLVDNGRSSAIGTPLEEVLRCIRCGSCQLACPVLTTVGPAWSSGAYMGGIGVLWTAVTMGPEAALPLTYLCGECRVCEDYCPMGIRVGELVGELKRGLRQ encoded by the coding sequence ATGTGCGCTGACTTCCTGGAGCTGAAGAAGGAGGCCTACCGCTGGACATCCGACGAGAGGGCCAGGACCGGGATGGAGAGGGCCTGCGCGAGCTTCCAGGCATCCCGCCGCCTTCTGGAGGGCAACGCCTACGTGGACTCGCTGGCCCGCGACGTGCGCGACGTGAAGTCCAGGGCCCTGCGGGCGCTGGACGAGCTCGTCTCCCAGGCCAGGGAGAACATGGAGAGGAACGGCATACACGTGGTGCTCGCCCGGACGAGGGACGACGCGCTCGCCGCCGTGGGCGACATAGTTGGCACCGGAAAACTTGTTGTTAAATCCAAGAGCATAGTCACCGAGGAGCTCGGGCTCAGGGAGTACCTCGGGAGCAGGGGGAACGAGGTCTGGGAGACGGACCTGGGCGAGTTCCTCCTGCAGATATCCGGCAAGAGGCCCGCTCACTTCGTCGCCGTGTCGATGCACCTGCCGCGCGAGGAGGTGCTCGAGCTGCTGCGCTCCAAGCTGAAATACGACGGGCCGAGCGACATACCCAGCATGGTGGGGGCAGTCAGGGAGTTCCTCAGGGACCGGATACTCAGGGCGGACGTCGGGATAATAGGCGCGAACGCGGTGGCGGCCGCCGACGGCTCCATAGTGCAGGTTGAGAACGAGGGGAACGCCAGGCTGACCGGCACGGTGCCGCCCCTCAACATAGCCGTCACGGGCATAGACAAGGTCGTGCCCACCCTGGTGGACGCGTTCAAGGTCGCGCTCCTCGAGTCCTACGAGGTCGGCGGCACCCCGCCGACTTATGTGAACGTGACATCGGGGCCGAGCGGCACCCGGGACGTGGAGCACGCGCTCGTGAGGCCTGCGCAGGGCGCGAAGGAGATGCACGTCGTGCTCGTGGACAACGGGAGGTCGTCGGCCATCGGGACGCCCCTCGAGGAGGTCCTCAGGTGTATACGGTGCGGATCCTGCCAGCTGGCGTGTCCAGTCCTCACGACCGTGGGCCCTGCGTGGAGCAGCGGTGCCTACATGGGCGGAATAGGGGTCCTCTGGACCGCCGTGACCATGGGGCCCGAGGCGGCCCTCCCGCTCACGTACCTGTGCGGGGAGTGCCGCGTCTGCGAGGACTACTGTCCCATGGGCATAAGGGTCGGGGAGCTGGTCGGGGAGCTCAAGCGCGGCCTGAGGCAGTAA
- a CDS encoding prephenate dehydrogenase/arogenate dehydrogenase family protein, with translation MRILVLGLGRMGLLLASALSSAGHEVRGYDPSGVARERASLSGISIVESPEPEDYDAVLAAVPLDRSPAIAREMCPRIRRGGIYADVSTLKAEVNTVLRSIGPGAIKVSVHPLFGRGASGIVGRPIVLTPVEDADRESGAAAGLFRGAKIIVMDESEHDDAVARSIALPHLLGYLFRAASREGPSIPSTSRRLQELAAAVEVEDPELTAQLISRSPAAARVLRDLEEALSAIRSAGDPAQILRSLRDDWSDRESLYELAYRALDSL, from the coding sequence ATGAGGATCCTGGTGCTCGGACTGGGCCGCATGGGCCTCCTGCTGGCGTCAGCGCTCTCCTCCGCGGGCCACGAGGTGCGCGGATACGACCCATCTGGCGTCGCGAGGGAGCGCGCCTCCCTGTCCGGGATATCCATCGTGGAGTCGCCCGAGCCCGAGGACTACGACGCCGTCTTGGCGGCGGTCCCCCTCGACAGGAGCCCGGCCATCGCGCGCGAGATGTGCCCCAGGATCAGGCGCGGCGGCATCTACGCCGATGTGTCCACGCTGAAGGCGGAGGTCAACACGGTCCTGAGGTCGATAGGGCCCGGCGCGATCAAGGTCTCCGTCCATCCCCTCTTCGGCAGGGGCGCCTCCGGCATAGTCGGGAGGCCGATCGTGCTGACGCCCGTGGAGGACGCGGACCGTGAGTCCGGCGCCGCCGCTGGCCTCTTCAGGGGCGCAAAGATAATCGTCATGGACGAGTCTGAGCACGATGATGCCGTAGCTCGCTCGATAGCGCTCCCGCACCTGCTGGGGTATCTGTTCAGGGCTGCGTCCCGCGAGGGGCCGTCGATTCCGTCCACGAGCCGCAGGCTGCAGGAGCTGGCCGCTGCGGTGGAGGTCGAGGATCCGGAGCTCACTGCCCAGCTCATATCGCGCAGTCCCGCCGCAGCTCGCGTGCTGCGCGACCTGGAGGAGGCGCTGTCCGCCATCCGCTCCGCCGGCGATCCGGCGCAGATCCTCAGGTCCCTGCGCGACGATTGGAGCGATCGCGAGTCCCTCTACGAGCTCGCCTACCGCGCCCTGGATTCCCTGTGA
- the pyk gene encoding pyruvate kinase has protein sequence MTRRARVLATLGPASDAPDVMEAVAAAGADGFRLNFSHGTHEQKAAEIAGIRALEEKLGRHFPIMGDLQGPTVRLGDFQPVQVSRGSRVTLARDGGSGIPVPSDEFFRLVEVGDEVTFEGGRIAARVVERSGGTVVVEALVEGTLAPRKTVAIRGKEYDLPSPTEKDMLDLKFIVEQGLEYVALSFVRSREDVRRLREALSELGSDAWVIAKVETIPGVENVDSVAEESDAVLVARGDLGAKFPLEDMPFIQTRIVDAARARGRPVIVATQLLDSMMENPIPTRSEVVDVFTAVRDGADAVLLTGETAAGRHPVESVEWASRIVARAEEGYAPRRMAMDGGTSIYDAFALGVVELAESMGAKIVAYSRSGNTARRIARHRPSVDTYVFTPDARTARKISLIWGVIPAGILGATDLEGLANEVVRRGLAKEGDRLVLVRGVQKDTTDMLRVKVL, from the coding sequence ATGACCAGGAGAGCAAGGGTTCTGGCGACGCTGGGTCCCGCCAGTGACGCACCGGACGTCATGGAGGCGGTGGCCGCCGCGGGAGCCGATGGTTTCAGGCTCAACTTCTCGCACGGCACACATGAGCAGAAGGCCGCCGAGATAGCTGGGATCAGGGCGCTCGAGGAGAAGCTGGGGAGGCACTTCCCCATAATGGGGGACCTGCAGGGGCCGACGGTCAGGCTGGGCGACTTCCAGCCGGTCCAGGTCTCCAGGGGCTCCAGGGTGACGCTCGCACGGGACGGAGGCTCCGGGATCCCGGTGCCGAGCGACGAGTTCTTCAGGCTCGTGGAGGTCGGGGACGAGGTCACGTTCGAGGGCGGCAGGATAGCGGCCCGCGTCGTGGAGAGGTCCGGGGGGACCGTGGTCGTGGAGGCGCTTGTCGAGGGAACGCTCGCGCCCAGGAAGACGGTGGCGATCAGGGGGAAGGAGTACGACCTGCCCTCGCCGACGGAGAAGGACATGCTGGACCTCAAGTTCATCGTGGAGCAGGGCCTCGAGTACGTCGCGCTCTCGTTCGTGAGGAGCCGGGAGGACGTGAGGAGGCTCAGGGAGGCGCTCTCGGAGCTCGGGAGCGACGCATGGGTGATAGCGAAGGTGGAGACCATACCGGGGGTGGAGAACGTGGACTCAGTGGCGGAGGAGTCGGATGCCGTTCTGGTGGCCAGGGGCGACCTGGGCGCGAAGTTCCCGCTGGAGGACATGCCGTTCATACAGACAAGGATAGTCGATGCCGCCCGGGCGAGGGGAAGGCCTGTGATAGTGGCCACGCAGCTGCTGGACTCCATGATGGAGAACCCTATACCCACCAGGAGCGAGGTCGTGGACGTGTTCACCGCGGTGAGGGACGGCGCGGACGCCGTGCTTCTGACGGGCGAGACAGCCGCGGGGCGCCACCCGGTGGAGAGCGTCGAGTGGGCCTCCAGGATAGTCGCCAGGGCCGAGGAGGGATACGCGCCGCGGAGGATGGCAATGGACGGCGGGACGAGCATCTACGACGCGTTCGCGCTGGGCGTGGTGGAGCTCGCCGAGTCCATGGGAGCCAAGATCGTGGCGTACAGCCGCAGCGGCAACACTGCGCGGAGGATAGCGCGCCACAGGCCGTCCGTCGACACCTACGTGTTCACGCCCGACGCCAGGACCGCGAGGAAGATCTCGCTCATCTGGGGGGTGATCCCGGCCGGAATTCTCGGCGCGACGGACCTGGAGGGGCTGGCGAACGAGGTCGTGAGGAGGGGGCTCGCCAAGGAGGGGGACAGGCTGGTCCTGGTGCGCGGCGTACAGAAGGACACGACGGACATGCTCAGGGTCAAGGTCCTCTGA